ataaactttttgggaatacttagatCCCATAtacttttaaagaaaaaaacttcaaactttactctttactctttactgaactcaaaacttaagtcttaaaacaaagttaaaacgtttgtaaaagacttcttaaaatatggttcataccgaattatggacatgaactactcaatgcaaggttttcaataaccatagatagaactcaaatacttggaactcaagaacttcaataatactactcatttcaagaatgctcaactcagagttcatgcagaattattagcatgaactactcaactcaatgactcaaagatacctctcatctcaagaatgttcgacttataatgttcatgcgaaattatgggcatgaacaattcaactcaaggacttcatgaaTAAcgtgtaatagtcccatgattagaaatataatctcaaaggggttagaaactcaatacttaagaggcttagaacttgaagacaCCACTTCTCTAAAGGATGCTCAACTTACGACGTGCATGCGGagtttatgggcatgaacgactcgactcaagggtcaaaatatcaataaggaattcatgtacaactcttctcattctcatacttactttctcaaaatttaactcaaatcaatgatggatctcaaaggattcagaattgaactcaaaggcttccttaaactctactcttaactctctcttgaatttgaattatgaattcaagagttatgattcattatatgaaggatctcaataacaatatagctatttGATAgttaggaatagaacttttaaaataaacatgaattcaagaactcaaaatcaacttatctcaagaatactcaaatctagggaaagtatccTAGTTGACTCTTTTTCTGATCTGAAAGTAGCtatagggcgtgaggacgaactagtccaacactatgatagccttacatacctaaaagaacaagattcttgaagaatctttaagaatcttgaagaatctttaagaatcttgaagaagaacttgattagaagccttgaaaccctagcttgaaggtaaacaatcaaaaagacctttcttgagattctcgagttagtttcttaaaatctctatagccaaaaattatgattttcatgagtgaagatgaaaatctgattgttttgagctttttaattagtcaagaaattcgttgatggttttcttggaggtaaaaagacaaaaacgattattttcaatattttcccgtcggctaattcgtatcagcactgtataggttactaaaatagtcataactttttccTTAGATATTGGATTGATGTGAAActggtggggttggaaagtagattcaattacctttaattggataggttatggctcacgtaactcttaatattctaagagatatggtcgtttaaagttgacccaagtagaatcttatatcaaaacttaatgaaacttcaagaactcttgtcaagaactcatcaagaacttaaatccttaaatttcaagaacgaaattacgctgaataaatcatgattggcatgtgggtgaaaaaacccaacactatggaaacttacatacctcttagacATTAAACCCATGGTGAAAATCcacaacaagatgcaagaatctcgacgaacgcttcgatcctttctcttttctcctcttttctcttcttgaactctcaactaaaaccgtAGGTGTAAACTaagattataaaactgaacctaataggattaggcCCTTAagaccttactaaaaatgaattaaatctgatttggtaaggaaatgaccaaaatacccctctctaTTTTCGGCTAACCTTCCTTAACTGGTCAGCCTatcttcaaaaggccatatctcacttatccgacctcgaaacttagcaaactcagcggcgttggaaagataatttaaagATCTTCGCTACGGTATTtggtagcacacctaattcatcctgatctaggaattatggtcgtttgaagtcgacccaaaactcatacttagcttaacttgcaaaattccaatttaattctttttggaattcaaggtgctacatctaatgaccttaacacttaagaaatttttaattccttgcaAAAGTCTCAGTCACTACGAAGAAAGGTTCGGGGCTTAGCgcaaaaaatttctggggtgttacaaatacaatttggaaaaaagacaaaaaagaataCAATCTAAGAACAtattaatacacaaaaaaataatacaatcgggaaaagaacaaaaataatacaatctaAGAGCATACTATACACAAAACAATAATACAATCTGGCAAAGGATATATAAACATGACACATATATCAAACAACTACACAATGGAGCTAATATAATTCGCTTTTGGATACTACTAATTTGGGATACACAACGGATCTAGTAGAATAGAATCTTCTTCATCACTAATTCAGGATATATAATGTAGCTAAAAACACAAATACTTTATGTATTTACCTGTATTATCGGGCAAAAATCTTTCAAAAGAttgtatttagaaaaaaaaatgaaatctgAAAAATACTAGAAGAGGTTGTATTTACCTGTATAATCGGGataaaaattttcaagaatATCACAAATGACTTATGAAATTGCTTTAAAAGTGGATTAATTTGTAAGAAATATCGTAGGAGATAACAATGGTGGAAACggaagagagagagtagagagattTGGGGGTAAAATCATAGAGAGGGGAAATAGGGTTGTGGgtttttatctaaaaaaaaaaacttttaaccGGGTAGTGGAGTCAAATTAGGTAAATGTGGCCTGattttggagttttttttttgggaaaataattatattaggatagtaaaataatcataattatatttggatacattatttactaaaataatgacattatgacatttttaataataattttaaagtatgaatatttttattaattatgttaGGGATTTTGACTAGTTTGATGATTTTCCCTTAATTAAAGGATTCTTCCTCCAAGAGTTTAATCTAGTAGCGTGAAAGAATTTTGTGTTAGCATCCACATGCTTTAAACAAATTTTAGCTTCGAAACAATGTGTGGTTACACTTCCAAGTTTGAAGGGAAACAAACAATTGACCATGCAAAATTGGAGTACATATGACAGTGTTCATGTGTCGTTTATCACACACAGAATGTGATTAGAGACCACTTAATCCTATCCTCTTTTATTCTAGGACATGATACTCATATAAATACAGCATATTTTGACAACCACCTCCTGGGACCAATAATACATGTCTTGGCCAATTCTAAACTCAAAGGATAACTCAGCCCATAATCCACACGCTCGTGTAGTTCCAAGGCTATCCTTACAAAACCGTTGACCCTTTCATTGACTAGACCTCTGGGTAGATAATGGCACTAGGACACtggcaacatatatatatatatatatatatatatatattcatacatCTAGGAACATTGCATCAACTGGTAAAACTCAGGTCACTACAACAAAACAGACTAGTTACCGACAACTGAGTCAATATTATTGCATTCAGAGTCATTTAAGCCGTTAGGTCCATTTATAtagattattaatattaataattgtcGCCAAGCGacaattttattattgatgctaaattttttaatttgtttcaataaTTTGTCATTGTAGAAGTAAATTTACTTATTTGACCAATTAGCCAAGTGAGATGACACGTCTCTACTTCTAGACAAATTAGTACTGTTCTGATAGACAGACATCGTGGTACTGGAACCAATGAGGCCCTCAAATAATTTTGTTGTACTACACACATTGACACATTGTTGTGCAGCTGCTTTCCTTATAAttcaagttttcttttttaaaaaaagttaaagccaatgctttagaaaagaaaaaaaggttgACCCTTTCATAGCCTAACTAGACCTTATTTGATAAAGCGATACAGAGAACTTATAATCGATATATAAACAGCGTCCCTTGATTAATGTAATCATGTGAACCTTACAAATGTAAATATAGTTTGTTATATTGTGGGAATTGTGGGTTTTGTctcaaatataaatttcatgTCATTTGAATTTTAAACTTAAGAGTTTTGAATAAAACTGCACATGTTTTGTAGGAGTAATAAAAATCGACATGTATGAATTACTTGACTTGTGGTGGTATCCAAAAgatttatattttcttcaaacctttcttattttgattttcagattattaaatttttaataacgAATTGAACTATTCTGATCAGCTCCTTAATTAGtacgattttttaaaaaaaatcaccaacAGTAGCACACAAGGAAAACAATATTCATATAGTATTTTGTTACATATATGCATGGCATCAACTGATCATAATACTGAAAGGATTACAAAACAAATACCAAAACCACATTCTGGAGCCActgattcttttattttgaagaaaacataAAGCAACTAATCCTGAGATAAGTTACTTAAAATTTCCGAATTTCACATAGAAGCCACAGAAGTGGGATTAACCCTGCTACAAACATCACGAATTTCCAATTGAGCGCCCGCGGATGGAGGCAAGTCTCCCATCTTGATCATGGCAGCAGCAAAATCTCCAAGGAAAACGCTAACATCGTTGCTATAATCCGTTACAAAACCAGCAGTTGTAGCATCCCCGGTCAAAACTTGATCCGAAAACATTATACCTTGGTTGCTGTTTAAGTTATCGTAGTAAACTTTGTCGAACATAGTAGGAGTAGTATCCAATTGTTGCAAATCAGAATCAGTAAGCGTGGCGGAGCAGTTGCATTGGAGTTGTGCGGCAGGATTAACGTTACCGCTGGTGCAAACGGTAGAACACCTGGCGAAACCTACCGTGTGAGCACCAGCTAGCGCAACCATTTCACGGAGGGTGAAGTTTTTGTCGCTGAATTTCTGTATTTGGACAGTTAAGTTGTCGAATGGAGCTGGAAGTTGATTTATAGCACCACTAAAGTTGGCCGTTCTAGCATCGCTTCTCCCTAATGCAACGTTATAAGTTTGTCCTCCTAACTGTCATATACCAAAACAGAGTTTAAgttaagaatttaaattttgggtTTGAGTTAGTTCAAGTCAATTTCTTTGTCATATTATCATAATCGAACTAAATACAATTCTTGATCTATTAAATGTTGGACCCCCTACACTCCAGTTAACAGGACATAACAGGTGAGGTGTCAAAATTTACACATTAATTGTGGATGTGGAATTTGGTCTTCTTTGAACAATTCTCAACTTCCACGATGACTTTTGAGTTACATCAAATATCCATTTCTTATTATTCACAATTAATTTTGATAGTATTAATCAAGGTGTAAAGTGAATAATGAACTTACTTTAGCGACAGAATCACGAGCAGCAATAGCTAATATGTCAGCACAAGATACAGATATGTTGGGACATGTATTTATGACACTTTGTTTAGCTTGTGCTATCACTTCATAACCTCTGGCTGAGTTGGCGTTGGGTGGTGAGTTTTGTTCCCCTGTAAATGTTCCATTAATATCATCTAGCAGAATACCTCCATCACAACCctgtttttttcataaaaaaagataGCTATAATTAGTCAACTACAGAAGATATAGCTAAGCATAAAATTATGTAGTTGGGTGGCAGATTAGACTTTTCAAAGTTTTTGGAGTTCATACCATCAGATCTTTCGAATAAATTTTACGGTCCACAATCACTTTCGGTCTTTCCTTGCAGATCGACCACTTAAAGCGTTTAATTTAAAGATGGACAAATATaaggaataacaaaagaaatactTCATTAGATTCAATTTATACCTAACTACtatatattttcagtttcaaaaaATAGTGTCTTTCTACTCTTCTCAATATATATACTCCTCCATATTGATCAGTTTCGAAAAAagtaacatatttttatatttagtaaaataatttaactttaaaatgtttattttgttcttgataaaattaattatagttataaaatcacttattttagatcataaattttaaaagtttttctttcttaagcTTTGTGTCaaatataaattgagacgggGAGGGTATATGTGTGCGTGAGAGGGGTggaaacataaaagaaaaagtactttttttttaatatatatttgcgATCTAACAAGTATTATGGGATATTCATGACTATGCATAATAATCTTAATTTGGAGTTCCTACCGTCAAATCTTTCACATAGTTTTATGGTCCACAATcactttcatttcatttttttttttttttttgtgaagaaaataatatgatCAATAGGGCCAGGTTTATTTAGTAAGAGGAAAAGGACTTAGATTCAATTAATATACTACACCTAACATTGTACTCTTTTTAATCTGTCCGTAAAAATAATATCTGTCtactttttcatttcaatttatattaaaGTATTTGACTGAATTGCGAGTTtaagagaaaatgaaagaattttcaaatttgtgattttaaacaaGCATAAAATATTGGGAAAAAGGATAGATATACCCCTtaattatcgtaaatggtatgcaaatatCCTCCGTTATATTTTGGGGATATTGGTGCCCTTGCCgttcaaaaactaaagcatatatgcccttcactctaacggaaggcTAAATAGGGACAGGTGGTGCAATCTCATCCGttgatccgatatttaataaatgtcgggtcagtggataagattatgacacgggTATgcccgttagtataaagggtatatatgctctagtttttagacAGCGGGGGCACCAATGTTTCAAAAGTATGACAAaaggtatctgcataccatttatgatagttcaaaggtatatttgtcctttttcccgaAAATATTTAAGTGactacaaattattttattaagaataaaatgaaaaatttaaaactaaatttataAGGATAAATGTCAGTGATATAGACTTGAAAAATTCTCATTTTTATCCTATTTAGATGATTTATAGTCATGAAGTCTCTATAGATAACTTGTTTTAgctcacaattttttttgaaaaaaaatcattgtttcttaaattttgtgcatAGTCAAATACCGTAAAAAAGAGTGAaggaaatatatatttacatcaACGAAGCAGTCATGAAAGTGGAGACGGATGAGAGAAGCTCCCATGCGTGTTTCTGCATCAATAGCAGTGTCCACAACTCCTCGTACAGCTGAGAAAACGCATGCCTCCGGAGTTAGTTGCTGTCTCAAGTACttgtatgaatttttcttcttattatttaagGTTAAAATACTAGCTACGCCTGATTCCAACGAATCGAAATTCGGAG
The Solanum stenotomum isolate F172 chromosome 12, ASM1918654v1, whole genome shotgun sequence DNA segment above includes these coding regions:
- the LOC125848031 gene encoding suberization-associated anionic peroxidase isoform X1, whose translation is MGFRLSHLSLALSFVALALAGVAIYRNTFEAMIMNNGSLLQNVSPNFDSLESGVASILTLNNKKKNSYKYLRQQLTPEACVFSAVRGVVDTAIDAETRMGASLIRLHFHDCFVDGCDGGILLDDINGTFTGEQNSPPNANSARGYEVIAQAKQSVINTCPNISVSCADILAIAARDSVAKLGGQTYNVALGRSDARTANFSGAINQLPAPFDNLTVQIQKFSDKNFTLREMVALAGAHTVGFARCSTVCTSGNVNPAAQLQCNCSATLTDSDLQQLDTTPTMFDKVYYDNLNSNQGIMFSDQVLTGDATTAGFVTDYSNDVSVFLGDFAAAMIKMGDLPPSAGAQLEIRDVCSRVNPTSVASM
- the LOC125848031 gene encoding suberization-associated anionic peroxidase isoform X2 yields the protein MGFRLSHLSLAVSLVALALAGVAIYRNTFEAMIMNNGSLLQNVSPNFDSLESGVASILTLNNKKKNSYKYLRQQLTPEACVFSAVRGVVDTAIDAETRMGASLIRLHFHDCFVDGCDGGILLDDINGTFTGEQNSPPNANSARGYEVIAQAKQSVINTCPNISVSCADILAIAARDSVAKLGGQTYNVALGRSDARTANFSGAINQLPAPFDNLTVQIQKFSDKNFTLREMVALAGAHTVGFARCSTVCTSGNVNPAAQLQCNCSATLTDSDLQQLDTTPTMFDKVYYDNLNSNQGIMFSDQVLTGDATTAGFVTDYSNDVSVFLGDFAAAMIKMGDLPPSAGAQLEIRDVCSRVNPTSVASM